The genomic interval AAGTAGAGGTTGCGCTTGATCTTTACGTATCTGAAAAATGTTTCTTGAATTTCAACTTGCTGACTTCTCTTAATCGCAATGGATTCGATAAAATCCTGTTGCATCTGCGTGCTAATTTGATAATAATCAAGCGCCGTAAGCAAAGAAATATAGGAGGGGACCTGAATCAGGTTCGCTAATACAAATTTTTGCTCCTGAGGCATGTTAGCCCAGTTTTCTGGCAAGACGTAAAGATTGCGTTTGATGCGAATGAGCAATCGGCCCTTTACGTAACGCGTGGCTGCCACCCTTGCAGAAGCGGGGGAGATCTTCAATGCTCGGGCAATGTCTTCATACCCAAAGTAAAGTTTTGGAATGGTTCTGAGCTGCAGTATTTTCATAAAATACACCTTATTAACAATTATGTTAATTAAATATATTTCAAAAAGACCAAGATTTCAACCATTTTGACTGCTATAAGAACAAAAAGGCCAAATTTGTGTAGGATTTGAGAAGCCACCAAGGTACAGATAATTGCCGCCTGCGAAACACACGAAAAAAGAAAAAAACAAAACGAAAAGCATACCGAGAAGGTGCTGGGGGCACCAAACCGGTCGTCGAGTAGTGCGGCACGGCCCCTGAGCCGAGTCGAAGGGGCGCACGTACCGAAACGATTTCATGGAAAAAGATTATACTACGGCCTTGGTACAATCCGCTGTTCCTTCGACAGGCTCAGGAACCATCCTTCGACAAGCTCGGGAACCGTCCTTCGACTGTGTTCGGGGATCGGACATACGTACCGAAGCTGCCACCGCTCCCTGAGCGGAGTCGAAGGGAGCGCACGACGAAGCAATCTCACAATTGCTTTCAATAAAAAATTGGATTTTATTCAACCCCGTTGGGGTTGTAAAAAAACTGTCGGACGATTAGTCCTACAAATGTTCAACACCTTCGTCGTTGTTTTTGTTGAGCCGCAAAATCTTGCGGCTCTACAGGGTGCAAACGCAAAAAACAGATTTTTCATTTCTAAAAATATTATCCAGAAAAATCAAATATTCCAGACAGGGTTAAACAAATATAGGGGTGATCTGTAGGGGCGATTCATGAATCGCCCTTACGATCTGCGAGGGCGCAGGGGAAATTCCAAATCACAATTATTCAATGACCAAAACGGAATAGTCTCTCAACAACGCCGGAGGCGTTGAACGTTTGTAGAAAACAGCAGGCAACGAATTCTCCCCAACCCCAGAAGGGGTTGAACCGTTCAATTGATTAGCCTTGCGAAGGTTTTTTAATATGCGATGTTTGTACTCAAACGTAAATATTATTCTCTAGCGGTGTAATATTGTGGAATCATAACCTTCGCAAGGTTGCTTTTTTATCAGGGTGATTCGTGAATCGCCCCCACACCAATCATTCGCGCATTCGCGGCTGGTCCTTTTACGATCAATTCAATTTAATGGAGGTATTTTTTTGAGGTGGCAGCGAAATCTGTTCATCCAAAAAGTTCTGAACCCAGTTCCGAATTTCATCCCGAACCGCCCTGAAAACGGCCAGAATGTCTTCGTCCGTTCCGGTCGCTTCTGCGGGATCGAGGAAACTGTGGTGGATGGTTTGCCCGGCACCCGGGAAAAAAGGGCACTCTTCTTTGGCTTTGTCACACACCGTGATGACAAAATCGAAGGGCTCACCGTAAAATTCCCGGATGGATTTTGACCGGTGGTGGGAAATATCGATTCCGGCCTCTGCCATGGCCCGAATGGCAAACGGGTTGACTGTTGTGGGATGTGTACCGGCGCTTTTAACCTCGACCTTTCCCTTTCCCAGTACCCTGAAAA from Calditrichota bacterium carries:
- a CDS encoding arsenate reductase ArsC; translation: MKILVICTGNSARSQMAEGFFRVLGKGKVEVKSAGTHPTTVNPFAIRAMAEAGIDISHHRSKSIREFYGEPFDFVITVCDKAKEECPFFPGAGQTIHHSFLDPAEATGTDEDILAVFRAVRDEIRNWVQNFLDEQISLPPQKNTSIKLN